Proteins co-encoded in one Waddliaceae bacterium genomic window:
- a CDS encoding NTP/NDP exchange transporter produces MSQPTSKSTGFGKLRSFFWPVRRYELKKLLPMLILFFLISFAYNILRGVKDTLIVTAEGSGAEAIPFIKMYAMFPAAIFLTALFTRLSTHFSRENVFYIMISVFMIFFLFFGTVLYPNRELLHLHSFAAFCTANLPEGFMGFIAMIRYWIFTSFYVMAELWGALLLSLLFWGFANDITKICEAKRFYGLFAIGANVASIVSGQVSIFLSRRSFNPRLHFGSESWEQSLMLLIFVVVIICLLLMVVFRWMHCHVLTDPKLCNVKAVTETASKKTKMSLRKNIAYILSSKYLLGVAVIVVTYNVVINLVEVVWKHQIKLLYPLPADYNVYMNQITTMTGIVATLIALLISGNAIRKCGWTFTALITPIILLVTSVVFFGTLLFSGHFSDVLISFTGMTPLYLVAFVGSAQNILSRASKYTVFDATKEITYIPLDRDARIKSKSAIDGVGSRMGKSGGAIIHQVLLMIFGSLAVTAPYVAVILIVIIVGWIIATKRIGKKVDKVVNDHEFAIFNKNGVISGERVDISAPKNSG; encoded by the coding sequence ATGTCACAACCTACGAGTAAGAGCACAGGGTTCGGCAAGCTCCGTTCGTTTTTTTGGCCCGTACGTCGTTACGAGCTTAAGAAGCTTCTTCCTATGCTCATTCTTTTCTTTTTGATATCTTTCGCTTATAACATTCTGAGGGGCGTCAAAGACACTCTCATCGTCACGGCCGAGGGTTCTGGTGCCGAAGCGATACCATTCATTAAGATGTATGCGATGTTCCCTGCTGCTATATTTCTTACTGCTCTTTTCACGCGTCTTTCTACGCATTTCAGTAGGGAGAACGTTTTTTATATCATGATATCGGTATTCATGATTTTCTTCTTATTCTTCGGCACTGTGTTATATCCTAATCGTGAGCTATTACATTTACATAGTTTTGCGGCATTCTGCACTGCCAATCTCCCTGAGGGTTTCATGGGTTTTATTGCCATGATACGGTACTGGATCTTCACATCTTTCTATGTGATGGCGGAGCTGTGGGGGGCTTTACTTCTTTCTTTACTTTTCTGGGGTTTCGCCAATGACATCACCAAGATCTGTGAAGCCAAGAGATTCTATGGTCTTTTCGCCATAGGAGCGAATGTTGCGAGCATAGTTTCCGGTCAAGTTTCGATATTTTTATCACGGAGATCCTTCAATCCAAGGCTTCATTTCGGCAGTGAAAGCTGGGAGCAATCGCTTATGCTTCTTATTTTTGTTGTCGTCATCATCTGCCTTTTGCTTATGGTAGTATTCCGTTGGATGCACTGTCACGTTCTCACTGACCCTAAACTTTGCAATGTAAAGGCCGTTACTGAGACTGCTTCTAAGAAGACGAAGATGTCGTTACGGAAAAATATTGCGTATATCCTTTCTTCAAAATATCTTTTAGGCGTTGCTGTTATCGTCGTCACCTATAATGTCGTCATAAACCTCGTAGAGGTCGTCTGGAAACACCAGATCAAGCTATTATACCCTTTACCTGCCGACTACAATGTTTATATGAACCAGATAACGACAATGACAGGCATTGTCGCCACTCTTATCGCCCTTCTTATCTCCGGAAATGCTATAAGAAAATGTGGCTGGACGTTTACTGCACTAATAACTCCAATAATTTTACTTGTCACGAGCGTAGTGTTCTTCGGAACTCTTCTTTTCAGCGGACATTTCAGCGACGTCTTAATATCTTTTACTGGGATGACGCCTCTTTACCTTGTCGCCTTCGTAGGATCCGCTCAAAACATTTTAAGCCGCGCCTCGAAATATACTGTCTTCGATGCCACTAAAGAAATAACTTACATCCCCCTCGATAGAGACGCTAGGATAAAAAGCAAGTCTGCCATCGACGGTGTGGGCTCTCGCATGGGGAAATCCGGCGGTGCTATAATTCACCAAGTTCTTCTTATGATCTTCGGTTCTTTGGCGGTAACAGCGCCTTATGTCGCAGTAATTCTGATTGTAATAATCGTTGGGTGGATCATCGCCACAAAAAGGATCGGAAAGAAAGTCGACAAAGTCGTCAATGATCACGAGTTTGCTATCTTCAACAAAAACGGTGTCATTTCTGGTGAGCGTGTCGACATTTCAGCGCCTAAAAATAGCGGATAG
- the der gene encoding ribosome biogenesis GTPase Der: MSSRLPKVAIVGRPNVGKSALFNRICKKRIAIVDESEGVTRDRLYAEAECFGVDFEVIDTGGIALNSPLPFNEEVKQQASIAIEEADSIIFVVDGTVGTITLDVDVANILKRSGKPLILAVNKVDTLDQERLIHDFHGLGISNIVGVSALHGINVAEMLEGALSPLSSSNEGHYDSGATKVAIIGRPNVGKSTLINTLVDERRCVVSPIAGTTRDSIDIEFSYKDSDYVFIDTAGIRRKTSEHEVVDKFASIRTERAVERADICALMIDAQQGMTTQEKKIARMIEEKGKGCILLFNKWDLVKGFRMEHCLGSIREEIPFLKHCPAIFISALDGRNLDKLFDEIHIVKTASETRISTPQLNDIVSAAMARVAPPMIQGKRLKIYYLTQTTSTPPTFIIFVNKPKLMGTSYKRYIYNQLRKTHPFTGMPVNFILRGKQQKTMINSQ, encoded by the coding sequence ATGTCTTCACGTCTTCCTAAAGTTGCTATTGTCGGGCGTCCCAATGTTGGGAAGTCTGCGTTATTTAACAGGATCTGCAAAAAACGTATTGCCATCGTCGACGAATCTGAGGGTGTCACTCGTGACAGGCTTTATGCCGAAGCTGAGTGTTTTGGTGTAGACTTTGAAGTCATCGATACTGGTGGTATTGCTCTAAACTCCCCTCTTCCTTTCAACGAAGAGGTCAAGCAGCAAGCTTCTATTGCCATCGAAGAGGCTGATAGCATAATTTTTGTTGTAGACGGAACTGTAGGAACTATAACTCTCGACGTCGACGTCGCGAATATTTTGAAGCGTTCCGGCAAGCCTCTTATTCTCGCCGTCAACAAGGTCGACACTCTCGACCAGGAACGTCTAATCCACGATTTTCATGGCCTTGGAATTTCTAATATCGTTGGTGTTTCAGCACTTCATGGCATAAACGTCGCAGAAATGCTCGAAGGTGCTCTTAGTCCGTTATCGTCCTCTAACGAGGGCCATTACGACAGTGGTGCTACTAAAGTCGCCATCATTGGAAGGCCTAATGTTGGGAAGTCTACGCTTATCAACACCCTTGTTGATGAAAGGCGATGTGTCGTCAGTCCTATTGCTGGCACTACGCGTGACAGCATCGACATCGAATTTTCTTATAAAGACAGCGACTATGTTTTCATCGACACTGCGGGGATACGTCGCAAGACTTCTGAGCATGAAGTTGTCGACAAGTTTGCCAGCATCCGCACTGAGCGTGCTGTCGAGCGCGCCGACATCTGTGCTCTTATGATCGACGCCCAGCAGGGAATGACTACTCAAGAGAAAAAGATCGCCCGTATGATCGAAGAGAAAGGGAAGGGATGCATACTTTTGTTTAACAAGTGGGACCTTGTCAAGGGTTTTAGGATGGAACACTGTCTTGGTAGCATCCGCGAGGAGATACCTTTCCTCAAACACTGTCCTGCTATTTTCATTTCTGCTTTGGACGGAAGGAACCTCGATAAGCTTTTCGATGAGATCCATATTGTCAAGACCGCTTCCGAGACACGCATCAGCACTCCCCAGCTCAACGATATTGTCTCTGCTGCTATGGCGCGTGTGGCGCCTCCTATGATACAAGGCAAGAGGTTAAAGATATACTATTTGACACAGACGACGTCGACACCGCCGACGTTTATTATCTTCGTCAACAAGCCCAAGCTCATGGGAACATCATATAAGAGATATATCTACAATCAGCTACGTAAGACACATCCTTTCACTGGGATGCCTGTAAACTTCATATTACGTGGAAAACAGCAAAAAACAATGATCAATTCTCAATGA